One part of the Streptomyces sp. AM 2-1-1 genome encodes these proteins:
- a CDS encoding acyl-CoA dehydrogenase family protein, with product MNLELGEEQEAVRRLARDFVTREVAPHVAAWDRAESVDRSIVKKLGALGFLGLTVPEEYGGSGGDHLAYCLVTEELGRGDSSVRGIVSVSLGLVAKTIASWGDEEQKRRWLPGLTSGDLIGCFGLTEPGTGSDAGNLTTKAVRDGDDYVIDGTKMFITNGTWADVVLLFARTNDTPGHKGVSAFLVPTDTPGLTRHTVHGKLGLRGQATAELVLEGVRVPASALTGPEGKGFSIAMSALAKGRMSVAAGCVGIAQAAMDAAIGYAGERQQFGKPIAGYQLVQELISDIAVDVDAARLLTWRVADLVDRGEPFATAASQAKLFASEAAVRCANNALQVFGGYGYIDEYPVGKLVRDARVMTLYEGTSQIQKLIIGRALTGISAF from the coding sequence ATGAACCTGGAGCTCGGCGAGGAACAGGAAGCGGTCCGCCGCCTGGCCCGGGACTTCGTGACCCGGGAGGTCGCTCCGCACGTCGCCGCCTGGGACCGTGCCGAGAGTGTCGACAGGTCGATCGTGAAGAAGCTGGGAGCCCTGGGCTTCCTGGGGCTCACCGTGCCGGAGGAGTACGGCGGTTCGGGCGGTGACCACCTCGCGTACTGCCTGGTCACCGAGGAGCTGGGGCGCGGTGACTCGTCGGTGCGCGGCATCGTCTCCGTCTCCCTCGGGCTGGTCGCCAAGACCATCGCCTCCTGGGGGGACGAGGAGCAGAAGCGCCGCTGGCTGCCCGGCCTCACCTCCGGCGACCTGATCGGCTGCTTCGGGCTCACCGAGCCCGGCACCGGTTCGGACGCGGGGAACCTGACGACGAAGGCCGTACGCGACGGCGACGACTACGTCATCGACGGCACCAAGATGTTCATCACCAACGGCACCTGGGCCGATGTCGTGCTGCTCTTCGCCCGCACCAACGACACACCGGGCCACAAGGGCGTCTCCGCCTTCCTGGTCCCCACCGACACGCCCGGCCTGACCCGTCACACCGTCCACGGCAAGCTCGGCCTGCGCGGCCAGGCCACCGCCGAACTGGTCCTGGAGGGCGTCCGGGTCCCCGCCTCCGCGCTGACGGGTCCGGAGGGCAAGGGGTTCTCGATCGCGATGTCCGCCCTCGCCAAGGGGCGCATGTCGGTGGCGGCCGGCTGCGTGGGGATCGCGCAGGCGGCCATGGACGCGGCGATCGGGTACGCGGGTGAACGGCAGCAGTTCGGCAAGCCCATCGCGGGCTACCAGCTGGTCCAGGAACTCATCAGCGACATCGCCGTGGACGTGGACGCCGCCCGCCTCCTCACGTGGCGGGTCGCCGACCTCGTCGACCGGGGCGAACCCTTCGCCACCGCCGCCTCCCAGGCCAAGCTCTTCGCCTCCGAAGCCGCCGTCCGCTGCGCCAACAACGCCCTGCAGGTGTTCGGCGGATACGGCTACATCGACGAGTACCCGGTGGGCAAGCTGGTCCGCGACGCCCGCGTGATGACCCTCTACGAGGGGACCAGCCAGATCCAGAAGCTGATCATCGGCCGCGCGCTGACCGGGATCTCCGCCTTCTGA
- a CDS encoding YiaA/YiaB family inner membrane protein: protein MSDTTSVKQQNTGAYYGQAVLSFGVAMGAVAIGVFFLDADAWVRGFLAIGVLYLVTSCFTLAKVIRDRQEEGRIVSRVDQARLEKILAEHDPFQKL, encoded by the coding sequence ATGAGCGACACGACATCCGTCAAGCAGCAGAACACCGGCGCCTACTACGGCCAGGCCGTCCTCTCCTTCGGAGTGGCGATGGGGGCGGTGGCCATCGGCGTCTTCTTCCTCGACGCGGACGCGTGGGTGCGGGGCTTCCTCGCCATCGGCGTCCTCTACCTCGTCACCTCGTGCTTCACCCTCGCCAAGGTCATCCGCGACCGCCAGGAGGAGGGCCGGATCGTCAGCCGCGTCGACCAGGCGCGGCTGGAGAAGATCCTCGCCGAGCACGACCCCTTCCAGAAGCTCTGA
- a CDS encoding TetR/AcrR family transcriptional regulator, with amino-acid sequence MSTAEESDGQETPWAEVTPEAARRLLVAAVEAFAERGYHATTTRDIAGRAGMSPAALYIHYKTKEELLHRISRIGHDRALSLLDAAADGDGRPADRLALAVRSFVLWHAERFATARVVQYELDALSDEHRAEIIELRRRTDAAMRRIIAEGVEAGEFDVPDVPGTALAVLSLCIDVSRWFNAQGSRTPEEVGALYVDLVLRMVGTQK; translated from the coding sequence ATGAGTACGGCGGAGGAGAGCGACGGCCAGGAGACGCCGTGGGCCGAGGTGACCCCCGAGGCCGCCCGGCGGCTCCTCGTGGCGGCGGTCGAGGCCTTCGCCGAGCGCGGCTACCACGCGACGACCACCCGTGACATCGCCGGCCGGGCGGGCATGAGCCCGGCGGCCCTCTACATCCACTACAAGACGAAGGAAGAGCTGCTCCACCGGATCAGCCGCATCGGCCACGACCGGGCGCTCTCCCTGCTGGACGCGGCGGCGGACGGCGACGGCCGCCCCGCGGACCGACTCGCCCTGGCCGTCCGGTCCTTCGTCCTCTGGCACGCGGAGCGCTTCGCCACCGCGCGGGTGGTGCAGTACGAACTCGACGCGCTGAGCGACGAACACCGCGCGGAGATCATCGAGTTGCGCCGACGGACCGACGCGGCCATGCGGCGGATCATCGCCGAGGGCGTGGAGGCCGGGGAGTTCGACGTCCCCGACGTGCCGGGCACCGCTCTCGCCGTCCTCTCGCTCTGCATCGACGTCTCGCGCTGGTTCAACGCCCAGGGCAGCCGGACGCCCGAAGAGGTGGGCGCGCTCTACGTGGACCTGGTGCTGCGCATGGTCGGCACCCAGAAGTAA
- a CDS encoding MaoC family dehydratase, translating to MAEPKIFTSAQELRDGVGEQLGHSDWLEIDQKRIDLFAEATGDHQWIHTDPERAATGPFGTTIAHGYLTLSLLPALVPQVMAVQGAKMGINYGTNKVRFPSTVPVGSRLRATAVLKSVEEAGGGVQITAVVTVEREGGEKPACVAESVSRYYF from the coding sequence ATGGCAGAGCCGAAGATCTTCACCTCCGCACAGGAGCTGCGCGACGGTGTGGGCGAGCAGTTGGGCCACAGCGACTGGCTGGAGATCGACCAGAAGCGGATCGACCTGTTCGCCGAGGCGACCGGCGACCACCAGTGGATCCACACCGATCCGGAACGCGCGGCGACCGGCCCGTTCGGCACGACGATCGCCCACGGGTACCTCACGCTGTCCCTGCTGCCCGCCCTCGTCCCGCAGGTCATGGCGGTCCAGGGCGCGAAGATGGGCATCAACTACGGCACCAACAAGGTCCGTTTCCCCTCGACGGTCCCGGTCGGCTCGCGACTGCGCGCGACCGCCGTGCTGAAGAGCGTCGAAGAGGCGGGCGGCGGGGTGCAGATCACCGCGGTCGTCACCGTGGAACGCGAGGGCGGCGAGAAGCCGGCCTGTGTCGCGGAGTCGGTCTCGCGCTACTACTTCTGA
- the soxR gene encoding redox-sensitive transcriptional activator SoxR, which yields MPQIPQSLHELTVGQLAARSGAAVSALHFYESKGLITSRRTGGNQRRYGRDALRRVAFVRAAQRVGIPLATIREALAELPDERTPTREDWARLSGAWRTELDERIKQLGRLRDHLTECIGCGCLSLENCVLSNPDDISGETMAGSRLMPERRSGAPAAGTTRTEAAAGPAPRPPE from the coding sequence GTGCCCCAGATTCCCCAGTCGCTCCACGAGCTCACCGTCGGCCAACTCGCCGCGCGCAGCGGCGCGGCCGTCTCGGCCCTGCACTTCTACGAGTCCAAGGGACTGATCACCAGCCGCCGCACCGGAGGCAACCAGCGCCGCTACGGAAGGGACGCCCTGCGCAGGGTCGCCTTCGTCCGTGCGGCGCAGCGGGTCGGCATCCCGCTGGCCACCATCCGCGAGGCGCTCGCGGAACTGCCCGACGAGCGCACCCCCACCCGGGAGGACTGGGCTCGGCTCTCCGGGGCGTGGCGCACCGAACTGGACGAGCGCATCAAGCAGCTCGGCCGACTGCGCGACCACCTCACGGAGTGCATCGGCTGCGGCTGCCTCTCGCTGGAGAACTGCGTCCTCTCCAACCCCGACGACATCTCCGGCGAGACAATGGCCGGTTCACGGCTGATGCCGGAGCGCCGGAGCGGCGCCCCGGCCGCCGGAACGACCCGCACGGAGGCCGCCGCCGGACCGGCGCCCCGGCCGCCGGAGTGA